The Anoplopoma fimbria isolate UVic2021 breed Golden Eagle Sablefish chromosome 9, Afim_UVic_2022, whole genome shotgun sequence genome contains the following window.
AGACTATTGTGTTGCAGAAAATCAAGTTAAGTATCAAGACAAACCTAAGTAgctacatgtttatgttttgtaacccaaattagttttattatgaaaaatggTAAGATCCTGATTGGTCGAAAACCAAAGTGACATCACAGCTCATCTTTAGATGTTGTGTTGTTCGGTACCTCTGCAGACTCAGCAGCCTCCTGAAacagagaagaagcagaaaataaaatgagagaCTAATAAGGGGAGCAGATTTATAATGAAgggagaaatgtatttaaagtagcGTTAAAAATACAGACCTCATCACTAGTGTCGTCAAACTCATCTTTCTCCTCATCACTTTCAGCCTCCGGCAACACTCCTCCATCGTCCAGGAACTTAGACAAACTCTCCAAATCCCTTTTTCCAGGGTAGTCGACCACctaagagaaaagaagaaatgatgGAGGGCAGGATGGGAAATAATCAAAAGCTCTTTGAATCTGTATGCAGCGCTTGTGTAGCTGAACAATGTGTATATGTTTGAATATTTAGGCTACCTCTTTGCCATCAGCTGGGAAGTATTTGAGAGTTGGGAATCCCGAAATGGTCAAAGACTCCACCTCGTTGACCGTGGAATCCATCTTGgcaatgatgatgtcatctctgTCGGCGTACTTTTCGCCCAGCTGTTCCCAGATGGGAGTCAGTTCCTTACAGTGTCCACACCATGGAGCATCTACgcacacatatagacacacacagtgctgttagaagaaaaaataatacacaTCTGGTAACagattttataaatatgttgtttagacataaaaaaaacacatgttttccACCAATTACAACAGCTTCAGGTTGGATATGTCATAGCTGTCAGGCAAATCTAAGCTTTCTGActgaattatatttattctcaGTATTTCCTATATGATGCAAAGGCAGCAGGAACACCCTGCATCCAGAGTCAGACCCTCTTAGGATGGAATACAGGTGCAGATCCAAGTGTGTGAACACTGAGCAGGACATGATTTAAACTCATTATTTAACTCAAGAGCTCATGGTTTTATGGTCATAAATGGTTTGAAAATGGAGAGGGGAAATTAAAGAGTCACAATGATAAAAGGTGAGTTGATTTTTGCTAAATTCcagttgtgtttttacagtgcAGAATGACTGACAGACAAACTCACAGAACTCCACAAAGACGTTTTTGGTCGGGTCCAGAGCAACGGACTCAAAGTTCTTTCCCACCAGGACTTTGACTGTTTCTTTGTCCCAGTCCTCTGGGATCTCCTCAGACCGATAGTAAGGCTGCACCACAAAACAAGATTATGAGTTATTGgtttataatttataatgctCGTGACTGAATATtaaacttttgtgtgtttgttacctTGGCAGTGCCGCCAACAACATCCTGGCACAACTGTCTCAGTGAGTTTATGGTGAGGTCGCCGGAAGAGATGGAGAACTTCTTCCCTGTGTCCATGTCGATGAGGCGCGCGGTGGGGGCATCTTTCTCGGTCACGCCGAAGTAATCGAGCACATTAGACATTGCTGCTGCTACATCAATCACAACGAACAGCAtctatataacacacacacacacacacacacacacacacacacacacacacacacacacacacacacacacacacacacacacacacacacacacacacacacacacacacacacacacacacacacatggaccgacacaaagaggagaaaaaaacaaagactatAAGGATAATTTGAGATTTATTTCTTCCTGTCACTGACTTTCTTTCAAATACACACTCtatagccacacacacacacacacacacacacacacacacacacacacacacacacacacacacacacacacacacaccacacacgcacacgcatgcacacacagactgttACCTTGCCCTTGAACTCTTTGGCAATGGTCCTGGCTTCGTCCACCAGGGCTGTCTGACTCTCTGCTGAGGAGTTGATGAACAGCAGGTTGTGCAGATGGATGCCAGAGTTGAAGATCATCTCTGcagtctgaaaacacacacatactgtaaaacttcaatatcattttatatttaattttaaatgtctaataatgtgtgtgtgtgtgtgtgtgtgtgtgtgtgtgtgtgtgtgtgtgtgtgtgtgtgtgtgtgtgtgtgtgtgtgtgtgtgtgtgtgtgtgtgtgtgtgtgttacctccTGGCTGAATGGGATGATCAGCTTCAGGCTGTTTTGTTTGATGAAGGTGGTCAGATTTTCTCGGTTCAGCTCCCCTTCTTCTGACAACGAAAAGTCGGCTCTGCCTTCGTcaaactaacaaacacacacacacatttgttaatCAACTCTGTTAGACCTCACCCTAACCTAATTTTGAAACAATAAGCCATTAACTTGATTAGTCATTCCAAGTTATACAAATTTGATAACTGCTTAAAATTTCTAATTTATTATCAAACAAAATCGGCAAACTGCTTATCTCTGTTGTATCGGTGAAAATTCAATAttaaattcaaaaataatattgtgtttGGTTGGATAGTCAGACAAAAAAGCCCAAACATTCAGCCCCTGGAAAATTGATGTGATTCAGTCACAACATTCACATAAACCACTTGGCCAAATATTCACAATacaaataacagaaaaacacattattagcCCAACACGAgactggaataaaataaaattagataAATCTATCGTTTTTgcgtttttgttgttgttgttttgtctctctttgttgtcagttttttgtctttttgtaatgtttgattgactTTCCATCAATAAATGTTAGGAGTCACTTCAGAGCTTGGTATGTTCAGAATCCCTCCTTGCATGTTACACAAACAAGTTGTTGTGGATAAAACTGAACTAAACACAGgatgaaacataaacatatatatctttCTATAGTAGTCCTGGCTATTTTTTGAAATTTCTTATCGATTGATTGAAATAATAACTGATGTATTCccccataataaaaaaaaatcattacattaGTTGCAGGCTTAATCCTTTTCTTGACCTTCGGCTATATGGTTGAATGT
Protein-coding sequences here:
- the pdia2 gene encoding LOW QUALITY PROTEIN: protein disulfide-isomerase A2 (The sequence of the model RefSeq protein was modified relative to this genomic sequence to represent the inferred CDS: inserted 1 base in 1 codon), which gives rise to MRTHTLLSIALLGLLLSASCTRANDADSKEEESQEDTSKEVTEETPGEEEEXETEEAPKKEKTTEIEEEDDVMILHINNFARALSENQYLLVEFYAPWCGHCKKLEPIYAEVAGKLKEEGSSMRLAKVEATEETELALEFDIQSFPVLKLFINGDREKPVEYTGKRTIEGIIQWIKRRAGPGTPVLDSADSAAQFIESHNITVIGFFDNLESEAAQVFKELALDLADTEFGLSASPEVFQKYDVKANSVVLFKKFDEGRADFSLSEEGELNRENLTTFIKQNSLKLIIPFSQETAEMIFNSGIHLHNLLFINSSAESQTALVDEARTIAKEFKGKMLFVVIDVAAAMSNVLDYFGVTEKDAPTARLIDMDTGKKFSISSGDLTINSLRQLCQDVVGGTAKPYYRSEEIPEDWDKETVKVLVGKNFESVALDPTKNVFVEFYAPWCGHCKELTPIWEQLGEKYADRDDIIIAKMDSTVNEVESLTISGFPTLKYFPADGKEVVDYPGKRDLESLSKFLDDGGVLPEAESDEEKDEFDDTSDEEAAESAEVPNNTTSKDEL